The Halomicronema hongdechloris C2206 genome includes a window with the following:
- a CDS encoding ArnT family glycosyltransferase, with product MHISGVPQGASRQRPIDRWAIGLLLAGLLWRLGVASGLPLGFDEAYYYLYSRHLHWGYFDHPAMVAWTTGLGWWLTGWLSPLTVRIGALLLYTVSLGLLYLTAFHLFDRRAARLTLVIATLTPLFLVGFGILTSPDNGLIFFWSLALYLAAQEFFPTKFPERDYRPTARLGGIGLCLGGACLSKYHGFVLALGLVGFCLSQRPYRRALRSPWLLVALGLFALVLIPLLYWNSQHDWISFRFQLAMRFEAGEEPTAYSWSQMLGYWLAIIAYLFPTLGVVFWWVGMRSLLGPWYQRLRGKPSALSVPLRHKQHFILWSSLPLILGFTWLGGNQAILPAWPAPGFWALTLLVGAYAAQWQTHSPTWVRRWLGGTGITVATLLLVALSHLSLGTLQRPGHFAVAGGMIPPQQDASTQMIDVLQLRQRLAEQPEIMEALAAADFIVTNDLFVAGYLDMALQPLLSRPVTCFSQDPRGFAFWFDQRQWLGTDAVFMTTAWAADNAAGIEGIRPYFARVDPLATIPLERGKIPVEHVMLYTADNLLQPYAYPYP from the coding sequence ATGCACATATCTGGCGTCCCACAGGGAGCTAGTCGTCAGCGGCCCATTGATCGATGGGCCATCGGGCTGTTGTTGGCGGGGCTGCTGTGGCGTCTAGGGGTGGCTAGCGGACTCCCCTTAGGATTCGATGAGGCCTATTACTATCTTTACAGTCGCCACCTACATTGGGGCTATTTCGACCACCCTGCCATGGTGGCCTGGACGACGGGACTGGGCTGGTGGCTGACAGGGTGGCTCTCGCCGCTGACCGTGCGGATAGGGGCACTGCTACTCTATACCGTTAGCCTAGGGCTGCTCTATCTCACCGCCTTTCATCTCTTTGACCGCCGCGCTGCTCGGTTGACCCTAGTCATCGCCACCCTGACTCCCCTATTTCTGGTGGGCTTTGGCATCCTGACATCTCCGGATAATGGGCTCATTTTTTTCTGGAGTCTGGCCCTTTATCTAGCGGCTCAGGAATTCTTTCCCACTAAATTCCCGGAGCGCGACTATCGTCCTACGGCTCGGCTCGGGGGCATTGGTCTATGCTTGGGGGGGGCTTGCCTGAGTAAATACCATGGCTTTGTCTTGGCCCTAGGCCTGGTGGGATTCTGTCTGAGCCAGCGGCCCTACCGGCGAGCCCTGCGGTCGCCATGGTTGCTAGTGGCTCTTGGTCTATTTGCCCTGGTCCTAATCCCTTTGCTGTACTGGAATAGCCAGCATGACTGGATTTCCTTTCGATTCCAGCTGGCCATGCGGTTTGAGGCCGGCGAGGAGCCTACTGCCTACAGCTGGTCGCAAATGCTGGGCTACTGGCTAGCCATCATTGCCTATTTGTTTCCCACCCTGGGGGTTGTGTTCTGGTGGGTGGGGATGCGATCGCTTCTGGGACCATGGTATCAGCGGTTGCGGGGTAAGCCATCAGCCCTATCAGTGCCGTTGCGTCACAAACAGCACTTTATCCTCTGGAGTAGCCTGCCGTTGATCCTAGGGTTTACCTGGCTCGGCGGAAACCAAGCCATTTTGCCGGCCTGGCCAGCTCCAGGCTTTTGGGCATTAACCCTGTTGGTGGGGGCCTATGCTGCCCAATGGCAGACGCACTCGCCCACTTGGGTGCGCCGTTGGCTAGGAGGTACTGGCATCACGGTGGCTACGCTGCTGCTGGTGGCCCTGTCCCACCTCAGTCTCGGTACCCTACAGCGACCTGGGCACTTTGCCGTGGCAGGGGGCATGATTCCGCCCCAGCAGGACGCTTCCACCCAAATGATTGATGTGCTACAACTGCGCCAGCGATTGGCTGAGCAACCTGAGATCATGGAGGCACTGGCAGCGGCTGACTTTATCGTCACCAATGATCTCTTCGTGGCAGGTTACCTGGATATGGCTCTGCAGCCACTCCTCAGTCGTCCCGTTACCTGTTTCAGTCAAGATCCTAGAGGATTTGCCTTTTGGTTCGATCAACGGCAATGGCTAGGGACCGATGCGGTGTTTATGACCACTGCCTGGGCGGCCGATAATGCAGCAGGAATTGAGGGAATTCGGCCCTATTTTGCCAGGGTGGACCCCCTAGCCACGATTCCCCTAGAGCGAGGCAAGATTCCGGTGGAACACGTCATGCTGTACACAGCCGATAACTTGCTGCAGCCCTATGCTTATCCTTACCCCTAG